In Mesotoga sp. UBA6090, the following proteins share a genomic window:
- a CDS encoding SUMF1/EgtB/PvdO family nonheme iron enzyme yields the protein MISFAEEDWEIVSRLKNDLLNLGFDVWNYIDDIGEFSILSHIDEAISAADYVIVALSKYSLNSAYVMKHEAPLACQLEIEYGRPRVIPIRLDDSKIPPMFMIKNCITFSIYESGMKRLERLLPKSEISESIENDSNINIPEDTDSGSPSQEVSRLTDDSNSLESKSEEETDKKEGRQKNEALSGPKDDDSDEKNKSNITEQIDKELGVHSVRNAIVGESIEDENRNASDIDKKRKLQSKKKIQFKKLKNSSSLPTIRCGEPIFLNKGENRENERIPWDTKSLTEEQKEMESGSSEDNPLVEQEKKYSIENADILQYNKESSIVDSDSLSTIQENELRAKNTESGVETKGSKSDEKGIGSRPPESDGYQIRSNEHITNSSDKEPYSSKVMKAETHEFFVENDKNAVMLPSPLKSEELSSREGTSSTHSNKGLSKEADNSTTLPKKKRSRLFLFMLLSLVAAIILLMAISVFSMLVGKSRILSLLSPANGSTNQNPNTLLRWKNPNGSVESLYNLFLGTQNDPPLLISRIPETEFSPILCMGTKYFWRVEAIEDGIPYKSSPIWTFETQRNYSPSVLVPDLIVVKRGSFTMGNNSDNSNLQEKPVHEVRILYDFFIGKYEVTFGQYEKYCSATGSKLPDDSNFGMGDKPIINVSWWDAVAYCNWLSDTEHLPRAYDESGSLIDKEGNVTGDLSKVAGYRLPTEAEWEYAATGGNNSQEYLYSGGNNANLVAWYELNSTFKTNPVGSKFPNELGIHDMSGNVWEWCTDWYASYSSEQQTNPYSSDRTNGKVYRGGSWDSSELEIMSTYREGIGSLYKSIYLGFRVAKTVTEIDTTPNTPPDIPSKPFPHDGSQDISTDVELSWNCSDNEDDRMLKYKLYLDTEPVPQTLMKVDLKESKSKIGNLEYDKKYFWRVIAIDSSGALSPGPVWSFKTTLPFPQEPKAIYPLPNSEDIKSGTLLLRWEASEESASYFVEFDEQRYGPTKDNFLSVSAPARGKSYFWKVIAINEWGKKAESDQYSFVTKPNENPEIEQLFPENNSIASSKAGIVLKWISKDEDDDSLTYKVYFGETSDPPLVATVTTEQWIPESLEWGRTYFWRLEALDGQGGSVRSESRSFSICSLKDYESSNNVPKTERVERGSFEMGDYSATGFDREKPLHTIILNYDFCIGKYEITFEEYDAFCSATSRKGPGDEGWGRGSRPVVNVSWNDAIAYCNWLSEKEKLPKAYDSNGNLLDKDGRITTDPLKVVGYRLPTEAEWEFAAKGGHSENVYKYSGSDDINEVAWYYSNSFGMTHEVGRKDPNDLGLYDMSGNVWEWCSDWYHDDYYSRSPKENPYDNEASFSRVVRGGGFSDSENYLRNESRFYYYVNTSSKELGFRISRTIFEEASEYSSPDEIELISPKDKEVPSENAQEVGQETVLAEWIEVSSDELCYEVPSAWFDDTEGYRLQLEGDENSKPVSRWFDAEPGSENIFFVIARVKPEFLEKEEEETRLNMEVVEEFERLIAGKPGIWIELTAPQWNVERSIYSHVYEPGDDGYCLSVGFAAKAGFWSQYEPVLERIMETLRYCAN from the coding sequence ATGATCTCCTTCGCAGAAGAAGACTGGGAGATTGTCAGCAGATTGAAAAATGACCTGCTGAATCTTGGTTTTGATGTATGGAACTATATTGATGATATTGGCGAGTTTTCGATTTTGTCACACATTGACGAGGCGATTTCTGCCGCCGACTACGTGATCGTTGCTTTGAGCAAATACTCTCTGAACTCCGCATACGTAATGAAGCATGAGGCTCCTTTGGCATGTCAACTGGAAATTGAATACGGAAGACCTAGAGTAATCCCAATTCGTTTGGACGATTCGAAAATTCCCCCAATGTTCATGATCAAGAATTGCATAACTTTCTCGATTTATGAGAGCGGTATGAAAAGACTTGAAAGGTTGTTGCCAAAATCTGAGATCAGCGAGAGTATTGAGAATGATTCAAACATTAATATACCTGAAGATACTGATTCGGGCTCCCCCTCCCAAGAAGTTTCAAGACTCACTGATGACTCAAATTCGCTAGAAAGCAAATCCGAAGAAGAAACTGATAAGAAGGAAGGAAGGCAAAAGAATGAAGCGCTTTCCGGGCCAAAAGATGACGACTCAGATGAAAAGAATAAATCCAATATAACTGAGCAGATTGATAAGGAGTTGGGGGTCCACTCTGTTCGTAACGCGATTGTCGGAGAATCCATTGAAGATGAAAATAGGAATGCTTCGGACATTGATAAGAAACGCAAATTGCAGTCCAAAAAGAAGATACAATTCAAGAAGTTGAAGAACAGCTCATCGCTTCCCACAATAAGATGTGGAGAACCTATTTTCCTCAACAAGGGAGAGAATAGGGAGAATGAAAGAATCCCTTGGGATACGAAGAGCCTAACTGAAGAACAAAAAGAGATGGAGAGTGGAAGTTCTGAAGACAATCCACTGGTCGAGCAAGAGAAAAAGTATAGTATTGAGAATGCAGATATCCTTCAATATAACAAAGAATCGTCTATTGTCGATTCGGATAGTTTGAGTACAATACAAGAAAATGAACTGAGAGCAAAAAATACGGAAAGCGGCGTAGAAACAAAAGGATCAAAATCAGACGAGAAAGGAATTGGATCAAGACCCCCTGAATCAGACGGATACCAAATTAGATCAAACGAACACATTACAAATTCCTCTGACAAAGAGCCTTACTCTTCTAAAGTTATGAAAGCAGAGACGCACGAATTCTTCGTTGAAAATGATAAGAATGCGGTAATGCTCCCTTCCCCCTTAAAATCGGAAGAACTCTCCAGTAGAGAAGGAACTTCATCGACTCATTCAAATAAGGGACTTTCAAAGGAGGCAGATAACTCAACTACATTGCCCAAAAAGAAGCGCAGCAGACTTTTTCTTTTCATGCTTCTTTCTTTAGTTGCAGCGATAATTCTGTTAATGGCAATTTCAGTATTTTCGATGCTTGTCGGCAAATCAAGAATACTATCACTTCTTTCACCTGCCAACGGATCGACTAATCAGAACCCGAACACCTTGCTTCGTTGGAAAAACCCGAATGGTTCCGTAGAATCTCTATACAACTTGTTTCTCGGAACTCAAAATGATCCTCCACTTCTGATCAGTAGGATTCCGGAAACAGAATTTTCTCCGATCCTTTGTATGGGCACAAAATACTTCTGGAGAGTCGAAGCGATAGAAGATGGAATTCCATACAAATCTAGTCCTATATGGACGTTCGAGACTCAAAGAAATTACTCCCCATCTGTACTTGTACCAGACTTAATCGTTGTAAAAAGAGGAAGCTTCACAATGGGAAACAACTCCGATAACTCAAATCTCCAGGAAAAACCTGTTCATGAAGTACGCATCCTCTATGATTTTTTCATCGGCAAGTATGAGGTTACTTTCGGTCAGTACGAGAAATACTGTAGTGCCACGGGCAGCAAGTTACCCGATGATTCGAATTTTGGAATGGGCGATAAACCAATAATAAACGTTAGTTGGTGGGATGCAGTTGCTTATTGCAATTGGCTAAGTGACACAGAACATCTGCCGAGAGCTTATGATGAGAGTGGGAGTCTTATTGACAAAGAAGGGAATGTGACTGGAGACTTATCCAAAGTCGCTGGTTACAGACTGCCAACCGAAGCAGAATGGGAGTATGCTGCAACTGGTGGTAATAACTCTCAGGAGTACCTTTATTCAGGCGGTAACAATGCTAATCTTGTAGCATGGTATGAACTAAACTCCACATTCAAGACGAATCCAGTTGGTTCTAAATTCCCGAATGAGCTGGGAATACACGATATGTCTGGAAACGTTTGGGAGTGGTGTACAGATTGGTACGCTAGCTATTCTTCCGAGCAACAGACAAACCCATATTCTTCTGACAGGACAAATGGCAAAGTATACAGAGGAGGAAGTTGGGACAGTTCTGAACTTGAGATCATGTCTACATATAGAGAGGGTATAGGATCTCTATACAAGAGCATCTATTTGGGCTTTAGAGTTGCAAAAACAGTTACTGAAATTGACACAACTCCAAACACGCCTCCCGATATTCCCAGCAAGCCATTCCCACATGATGGAAGCCAAGATATTTCGACTGATGTGGAGCTTTCATGGAACTGCTCTGACAACGAAGACGACCGTATGCTCAAGTATAAGCTGTATCTAGACACTGAACCAGTACCACAGACCTTGATGAAAGTAGACCTCAAAGAAAGCAAATCCAAGATTGGAAATCTTGAATATGACAAGAAATATTTCTGGCGCGTTATTGCAATTGATTCTTCGGGAGCGCTATCTCCTGGACCAGTTTGGAGCTTTAAGACTACATTGCCTTTTCCTCAAGAACCAAAAGCCATATATCCTTTACCAAATTCGGAGGACATCAAGTCTGGCACTTTGCTACTTAGATGGGAAGCTTCTGAAGAAAGTGCTTCCTATTTTGTTGAGTTTGATGAACAGCGCTATGGTCCAACGAAAGACAACTTTCTCAGCGTCTCAGCTCCCGCACGAGGTAAATCATATTTCTGGAAAGTTATTGCAATAAACGAATGGGGGAAGAAGGCAGAAAGCGATCAATATTCTTTTGTCACAAAACCTAACGAAAACCCTGAAATCGAACAGTTGTTTCCCGAAAACAATAGCATTGCTTCATCAAAAGCAGGTATTGTGCTGAAATGGATTTCCAAGGACGAAGATGATGATAGTCTAACCTACAAAGTCTATTTTGGAGAAACATCAGATCCACCATTAGTCGCGACTGTTACGACAGAACAATGGATTCCTGAGTCTTTGGAGTGGGGAAGGACCTACTTCTGGAGATTAGAGGCATTGGATGGCCAAGGCGGATCAGTAAGAAGTGAATCCAGAAGTTTTAGCATTTGCTCTCTAAAGGACTATGAATCTTCAAACAATGTTCCGAAGACCGAGCGTGTGGAGAGGGGTTCTTTCGAAATGGGAGACTATTCTGCAACGGGTTTTGATCGTGAGAAACCACTTCATACTATTATCCTCAATTATGACTTCTGTATTGGCAAATACGAAATCACTTTCGAAGAATATGACGCTTTTTGCAGCGCAACTAGTAGAAAAGGTCCGGGCGATGAAGGTTGGGGAAGAGGAAGCAGGCCAGTAGTAAACGTAAGTTGGAACGATGCGATAGCTTACTGCAACTGGCTTAGCGAGAAGGAAAAGCTTCCCAAAGCGTATGATAGTAACGGGAATCTCTTGGACAAAGACGGAAGGATAACAACGGACCCATTGAAGGTGGTCGGATATAGACTCCCCACTGAAGCAGAATGGGAATTTGCGGCTAAAGGTGGACATTCTGAAAATGTGTACAAATATTCTGGAAGTGATGACATAAATGAAGTTGCTTGGTATTACTCGAATTCATTCGGAATGACTCATGAAGTTGGCAGGAAAGATCCTAACGACTTGGGCCTCTACGACATGTCAGGAAATGTTTGGGAGTGGTGTTCTGATTGGTATCATGATGACTATTACAGCAGGAGCCCAAAAGAAAATCCTTATGACAATGAAGCAAGCTTTTCTCGCGTTGTAAGAGGTGGAGGCTTTTCTGACAGCGAGAACTATCTACGAAATGAATCTCGGTTCTATTACTACGTTAATACATCATCCAAAGAGCTTGGATTCAGGATTTCCAGAACAATATTTGAAGAAGCAAGTGAATATTCGAGCCCAGATGAAATTGAACTAATATCTCCAAAAGATAAGGAAGTACCCTCTGAGAATGCTCAAGAGGTAGGTCAAGAGACCGTTCTTGCGGAATGGATAGAAGTCTCTTCTGACGAGCTGTGCTACGAAGTACCTTCAGCCTGGTTCGATGATACAGAGGGGTACAGACTTCAATTGGAGGGCGATGAGAATTCGAAGCCGGTAAGCAGATGGTTTGATGCTGAACCCGGCTCAGAGAACATCTTCTTCGTCATCGCTAGAGTGAAACCGGAGTTCCTTGAGAAGGAAGAAGAGGAAACAAGACTCAACATGGAAGTTGTTGAAGAATTCGAAAGACTCATCGCCGGGAAGCCGGGAATATGGATAGAGCTTACAGCTCCGCAATGGAATGTTGAGAGATCTATCTACTCTCACGTCTACGAACCGGGAGATGATGGATACTGCCTTTCAGTCGGTTTTGCTGCGAAGGCAGGGTTCTGGAGTCAGTACGAGCCTGTACTGGAAAGAATAATGGAAACGTTAAGATACTGCGCAAACTGA
- a CDS encoding alpha/beta fold hydrolase, protein MNNLRMYGDPPFKVIVAHGGPGAAGGVAPLARELGKKRGVLEPYQTKKTVSGQIEELRETIEKYCRPPVILLGHSWGAWLVFLFAAKYSDLVDRIILISSGPFEQHYASGIMNTRLNRLDAKEKARVEELIRLLSNAELKDREALSEFRKLLAKTDHFYLLEDAERVEVNINAEIYKSVWTEASEMRSSGELLESGKKIRCPVLAVHGDFDPHPAEGVEIPLSRIIKVFKFRLLERCGHMPWMEIHAREEFYRIVEAELEEG, encoded by the coding sequence ATGAATAATCTCAGAATGTACGGTGATCCTCCATTCAAAGTTATAGTTGCCCACGGAGGGCCGGGAGCGGCCGGAGGAGTCGCGCCTCTTGCTAGAGAGCTTGGAAAGAAGCGGGGAGTTCTAGAGCCTTATCAGACAAAGAAGACAGTATCAGGACAAATAGAGGAATTGAGGGAGACTATAGAGAAGTATTGCCGTCCTCCGGTTATTCTTTTGGGGCATTCTTGGGGAGCGTGGCTCGTCTTCTTGTTTGCGGCAAAGTATAGCGATCTTGTGGATAGGATAATACTCATAAGCAGCGGTCCTTTCGAACAGCACTACGCTTCCGGTATTATGAATACTCGCTTGAACCGTCTTGACGCAAAAGAAAAGGCTAGAGTGGAAGAGCTCATTCGCCTCTTGAGCAATGCAGAACTCAAAGATAGAGAAGCACTATCTGAATTCAGAAAACTCCTGGCAAAGACAGACCACTTTTATCTTCTAGAAGATGCAGAAAGAGTAGAAGTCAATATCAATGCAGAGATATACAAGAGCGTTTGGACTGAGGCCTCAGAGATGAGAAGCAGCGGAGAGCTTCTCGAGAGTGGCAAGAAAATTCGCTGTCCCGTCCTTGCAGTCCATGGCGATTTCGACCCCCATCCTGCAGAGGGTGTTGAGATCCCGCTTTCAAGGATAATCAAAGTTTTCAAGTTCAGGCTTCTGGAAAGATGCGGCCACATGCCCTGGATGGAAATACATGCCAGAGAAGAGTTCTACAGGATTGTAGAAGCCGAGCTTGAAGAAGGATAG
- a CDS encoding DNA-processing protein DprA: protein MTTSHDYISDRHSIMLLTIRFDAERNNDLKPLNLKNFNNLARRIASSPLSRPSKLLELSEAEIGEQLEIDEKSAKLIAGLLSRKHSLAIELSNLEEKGIRAISRAEPEYPSKLLDKLKHLAPPLIFYAGDLSILNNKAVSIVGSRKTSQSLLDQAHLLGEKCAQSGVTVVSGAAKGVDMHAMMGSLQNGGLAAGIVADSLKSFIRKDEISRFVRDGRLVLLSAFPPWERFTVWKAMDRNKYIYSLSDYGVVVRSDLEKGGTWSGATECIEKNYCALFVLDLGKEERGNAKLIDMSGIPLDIDMISREPDIYQLLSGMIERDSEEEPFNGQNVKQLPLWF from the coding sequence ATGACGACGAGTCATGATTACATATCCGACAGGCATTCGATAATGCTCCTTACAATCAGATTTGATGCAGAGCGGAACAACGATCTCAAACCTCTCAACTTGAAGAACTTTAACAACCTTGCCAGGCGCATTGCCTCTTCTCCGCTTTCGAGGCCTTCCAAGCTCCTGGAGCTTAGTGAAGCGGAAATTGGCGAGCAGCTTGAGATAGACGAAAAATCTGCGAAGCTTATAGCTGGCCTTTTGAGTAGGAAGCACTCTCTCGCGATTGAGCTTTCGAATCTCGAAGAAAAAGGCATTCGTGCGATATCGCGTGCAGAACCGGAGTACCCTAGCAAACTGCTGGATAAGCTCAAGCATCTTGCACCGCCATTGATTTTTTATGCGGGAGACCTTTCAATACTAAACAATAAGGCGGTTTCAATCGTAGGTTCCAGAAAAACCTCTCAATCTTTGCTTGATCAAGCTCATCTCTTGGGAGAAAAATGTGCCCAGTCAGGTGTAACAGTAGTTTCCGGTGCTGCAAAAGGTGTTGACATGCACGCTATGATGGGATCGCTTCAGAACGGAGGTCTTGCTGCCGGTATTGTAGCTGATTCTCTCAAGAGTTTCATAAGAAAGGATGAGATCTCCAGATTTGTTAGGGATGGTCGTCTCGTATTGCTGTCGGCCTTTCCTCCCTGGGAAAGATTCACGGTCTGGAAGGCCATGGACAGAAACAAATATATCTATTCGCTTTCCGACTATGGCGTAGTTGTGCGAAGTGATCTGGAAAAGGGTGGGACTTGGTCAGGGGCTACAGAATGCATTGAAAAGAATTACTGCGCACTGTTTGTGCTTGACCTCGGTAAGGAAGAAAGAGGAAACGCAAAACTAATAGATATGAGCGGGATACCGCTTGACATTGATATGATCTCCCGGGAGCCCGACATATACCAACTGTTATCCGGCATGATCGAAAGAGACAGTGAAGAGGAGCCGTTCAATGGTCAAAATGTGAAACAACTTCCGCTTTGGTTCTGA